In Rissa tridactyla isolate bRisTri1 chromosome 22, bRisTri1.patW.cur.20221130, whole genome shotgun sequence, a single genomic region encodes these proteins:
- the RPS15 gene encoding 40S ribosomal protein S15: protein MAEVEQKKKRTFRKFTYRGVDLDQLLDMSYEQLMQLYSARQRRRLNRGLRRKQHSLLKRLRKAKKEAPPMEKPEVVKTHLRDMIILPEMVGSMVGVYNGKTFNQVEIKPEMIGHYLGEFSITYKPVKHGRPGIGATHSSRFIPLK from the exons ATG GCGGAGGTGGAACAGAAGAAGAAACGAACCTTCAGGAAATTCACCTACAGAGGGGTGGACCTGGACCAGCTCCTCGACATGTCCTA CGAGCAGCTGATGCAGCTGTACAGCGCCCGGCAGCGCCGGCGTCTCAACCGGGGGCTGCGCCGCAAGCAGCACTCCCTGCTCAAGCGCCTGCGCAAGGCCAAGAAGGAGGCGCCGCCCATGGAAAAGCCGGAGGTGGTGAAGACCCACCTGCGGGACATGATCATCCTCCCCGAGATGGTGGGCAGCATGGTCGGTGTGTACAACGGCAAGACCTTCAACCAGGTGGAGATCAAG cCCGAGATGATCGGCCACTACCTGGGGGAATTCTCCATCACGTACAAGCCGGTGAAGCACGGCCGGCCTGGCATCGGTGCCACCCACTCTTCCAGGTTCATCCCTCTGAAGTAA